In Gimesia panareensis, the genomic window AGGATTATGAAGCATTGAGGGATATCTTGCGGAATGAGAGTCCACCCTATCAGGGACTGCGGTCGTGGTTATATGAGAGTGATCAATTACCGCTGGCAATCATGGCACAAACAGCGGATTCCCGTTTTCTCCCCATTATCAGGAGTCGTATGAAAAATGCGGATGCCCATACGAAAACCCTGATGGCGGCTTGTGCCAGGGCGTGCGGGGCTCCCAGCGACCGGGTTGTCAAAATATCAGCAACCCGGCCGGGCGACTTCAAACCCGCATCAGCCTGGCCTGGATCAGATCCCCGTCGGCAGTCAAAAGAAATGAGAGGTCATGGTGATGGCAGTACGGAAGTCATTGTGACAGGACGCATCCTGGGCGAGGACGGGCAACCGGTAACGCAGCCGCATTTTTACCGGACCAATGATTCCTGGCTACTGGGACAGAAGAAAAAAGAGGAAGTCCCCCTCACTTACGACGAAAAGACCGGGCGATTTGTGTTTGTGACCGATGTCTTCGCTGCTTACGACGCCGGGAAAAATCAGCCGGAACCGGGACCATATCAAACCGGGAGCAGTATGGTGCAAATCGAAGCGCGTGGCTGCAAGCCGCTCAAGGTTCAGTTTTATGACGAAATGCCTGAGGTGGAAATCACCCTGCCCGATGCGGATTGATCCCTGCGAAAGTGAGTCTCGCCAGGACAGCCGTGTAAGGGTATTCCATTGAATGCATTACTGCTCGGTGGGTTTCAACAACAGGTTGAGTGTCAGGTCGTCCGGGTAATCTCCGGAGTCGTCCGAGGTGATCAGTTTCACTTTCCGATGCAGAGTCTGAAAGCCCGGGTAAGACGCGGTGAGGTCGTAAGTTCCCGGGTCTCCTACAAAATGCTGGCGTTCGTTCTGTTGAGAATGTCGAGAGATTGTGCCAGTACTGCTCTGCAGTTGAAGATGACAGCCGGGCAACGGGACTCCCTCCTGTGTGAAGACATTGATCACTCGGAAACCGGGTTTGGGAGCTGGCTTGTTGAGCTGTGCAAAAGTCAGATTCAGGGTTTTCTGTTCGTCCTGCTTGAGAGTGAACTGCAGCAGTTTTTTTGAATCGCGCAGGTCCTGCTGAGTCAGGAAGTAGTCACCCGCGGGAAGATGCCCGGCAACAAATCCTCCCTGTTTATCCGGGCTGATCCGGGTCAGCAACCGTTTGTCCTCGCTCCAGAGCTTGAGCCACATCATGTTTTCCGGTTTCATCAGTTCCTGGTCCAGCTTGAATTGAACAGTCGCCGTCCCCTGGGGAATCGAAAGAGTGAGCTTACCATTCAAATTGTCCGAAGTGACATTCACTTTCTGGTAAACAGTAGGATACCCGGAACGAGAGGCGATTAGTTCATATTCACCAGGTGTTACCTGGGTGAAGACCAATGGCGCACTGTTGCTGGTCCGTGGTGCCAGATTTCCGGCCTGCATTCCAGAGGTCCAGACGGGGTCGTACTCATTCAGACTTAATCGCATGTCATCCGGTGCCTCGGGCTGACAATTCACAGTCAGTTGACCGACCTGCGCATCGAGGATACCCAGCTTCTGATCATGAGAGGATAACTCAAACGATTTGACCGGCACCCAGCGATGACGCACATGGGGGACTTCATAATACAGGGTCCGCTGGCCAGGTCCCGCGCCGAAGAATTGGAAGTCCCCGTCGCTGTCGGTATTGGTATAGGCACGAAAGACACCAAAATTCGGGTTTTCACCGGCTAACAAAATGCGTGTATTCGCTAAAGGATTTCCGTTAACTTTCAGTCGGCCCGTCAATTTGGGTGGTCCCCCCAGGTTGAGTATGCTGGTTTTACCATTTTGAGGCAGAACGGCCTGACGTACGACGCCCAGGGAACTCCATTCCTCTTTCCTATTCACGTAACAGATCTGATTGGGAAGATGCGAAACCGAATACCGGCCTTCTTCATCAGTAATCACGGTGGCCAGCAATCCGGCTTCGCGGGCTGCCGTGCCGTTATAGCCAGACTGGTCCTGGAAGAAGAGAGGCACGTTTGGTTGCGGCTTTCCGTTTTCATCCGTGACGAGCCCCTGCACTGTCCCGCCTTGTGTGAGAGTCACCTTAACTTTCGGAATCGGACTGGCTGCCAGATCAATATCTTTCACAATCGCAAAGTCGTAATCCGGATGTGTGACCTTTAACCACTCCTCCCCTGGAGCCAGGTGTGGGATTGTGAATTTGCCGTCGACGGTTTTCACAGCACCATTCTCCGTTACGAATTTATGCAACGTGCCCGGCATAACGCCTCTGGACAGCGAAAGTGGAATCACCGTCGCACCATTGATGGGCTGCCCCTGTTCGTTTTTAACTGTCCCCGTCAGCGTGACACCCTTTGTCAGTTTGACCTGGATCGGTTTCCCCTGATTTTCTTCGGTATTGATCTCTTGACTGAGCATTTTTGCGAAACCATTCGCAGCGACTTCAACCCTGTACACTCCGGGTGAATTGACTTCGATCGTAAAATCACCTCCCTGATTGCTGACCTCCTGCCAGCGGGAACTCTGTACAAAATTGGGACCACGCAGCGTTCTGAGTTTGATTGCACGGACCCGGAATTTCTCAACTGTCAAAGAGGAATCTCCCTGAACTACTTCACCGCGCAGTTTTGGTTTTCCCTTGACCACCACATCCAGATTCAGGTCTTTCGAGGGGGCAACCACTTTGTAATCCTCTTTGAATTCCATTCCGGGAGACTGAATTCTCAAGGTGTATTTTCCCTTCTGGATGGGATCAATGCGAAACTCTGTTTGTCCGGGTCGGATATAGACTGATCCGTCACGCGTCAGATCACCGGAATTCGCATAGATCCAGAATCCACGTTCCGGCTGACCAGCGCCGTGAAAGTTGAGCTTACCGGAAAGAGAGACCAGGGAGGCCGGTGATGGATAGTCCAGCTTCAGCGAGAGTGGCTGTTCCTGGTTGATCAAGTTGGCCTTACCAAGGACCGTCTCGTTTCTGAACGTCGTGCCTCCAGCGGGAACTCCCACCGTCACATTGTAAACCCCTTCTGCTATGTGAGGTAAAATAAAATCTCCTTTGTCGGTAATTGGATAACCAGAAGGTGATCTGCCAAAGTTCCACCAGTCGGGCAGGGCATTGATCTTCCAGCCAACCGGAGGCTTTCCATCCGAGCAGAGAACATTGCCAATCACTCCCTCTCCCGCTCGTTGCACGATTTGATGTGTGACAATTTTCCCCGGGTCATCCAGTTGGATCACCAGCTTTCCAAAGGCGTAATCGGATGACGATGTACCAATCAGATACTTATCTCGGGAAGGTTTCAAGCCCAGTATCACCTGTCCCGACCGATCCGTAGTGACAGTATCGGAGCTGAAACCGCTCGTATCTGACAGAGATTTGCTGTAAACGCGGACTCCCGAAACAGGCTTGCCCTGTTCATCAACCGTTTCAATACGTAACTGGCAGGCACGTTCAAGTGTGATATTTTTCACCTGGTGTGCATTGACTGAGAGATCGACCCGAGGACATTCTGAAGAACGTTCGATGCCCACCCAGCGCTCTGACTTGATCATCATTCGATGCTCGCCCGGTTTGTAGATTTCTGAAAAATGGTAGTTCCCGTCCTGGTCCGTTCTGGTCTGCCGTAGACGTCCCCCATTCTTATGGAGCAGAGTAATTTGCGCATCGGTCACGGGAGCACCGGTAGGATCGGTCAGGCGCCCACTCAGGATGTATTTTGATGCGGAAGATGTTTTCTCTGGCGATTTCTGTTTGTCAGGGGGCGCCGGTTTGCTGGGTGTCTTTTTCCCGGGAGTCACTGTCTCAGGTTCCGCTTTTGCATTTTCAGAAACAGCTGAAGTCTCTGGCTTTGCCCCTTCGTCTGCAGCAGCGAGCCTCCGATCCAGCCGGGACATGGGGAGCAGGAGTGCGCCTGTCAGCAAGATCAGAGAGAAACTGGCCAGCCCCAGCCGGGCGGACCGGGGAATGGGGCGTGAGATAATCCGACGGATTCTCTGCGCCAGCGGCTTACGGGGTTCCAGGATTCCCAGCAGTTGCAGACTGGCTCTGTCGGGAATCGGTGTCAGCGAGGCAATATCCAACAGCGTCGCTGAATATTGAGCGGACTGGCCATTGAGTGTAACCAACACTGTTTCATCCACGGCCTGTTCCCGCAGACGCCTGAGCATTACATGTGCCAGCCAGACCAGCGGATTATAAAAGTACAGGATCAAGAGCAGGGTCTGCAGACAGTTCAACTGCAGATCGAAGCGTTTCCAGTGTGACAACTCGTGAATGAAGACCTGGCGAAACTGTACCGGGTTCAGTTTATCCAGCAGGTGCTCAGGCAAAATGATTGTCGGCTTCCAGAGCCCGCAGATGGCAGGACTCCCTGCTTCCATTGAGATTTTCAATTGCACAGCTCCCTGCTTCAGTCCCAGCAACCGGGCGCAGTCATTCATCTGAGTAGTGAGTTCTGCCGGTGCCAACTCTGCCTGTTGAGTGAGTCGCCGCACTCTTAAGGTACGCCGCACAACAAATGCAGAGAGAATCGTTACAACAACCAGCCAGCTGAGCAGCAGAATTGCGGGTGGCTGCAATTGGAGTGGAGGCACGGTTGCTGACTGTTGAACTTCCAGATTGGGTAGAGCCGGGACAGGACCATCGACAGGAGAACTCGCGGGGATGCTCACTGGCAACGGGCGGGGCTCGGGCATGGTCTCTGAAATAAAATGACGTCCAGCAGAAACAGAATCTGTCGGCAGGGCACCTGGGGACGACACTGTCACAGTTTCGGCTGTTGAGCCTGTAGACGCCGTTTCTACACTGGATGTAGCGGGAAGCCAGTCGGACAGCCAGGAGGCCGCACTGAGCGGAGAATAGAGGCTGACCGGGAGCATCAGTTTGAGCAGGACCAGTGACCAGAGCCAGTAACGGGTGACGGCCCGTACCCGGTGACGGAGCAAAAGATCGAGCAACAACAGTACTAAAACCAGCACACTAACCTGGAGGGTCATGAGTGAGTTGAAGTTCCAGAACATGTCGCCAAAGTGATTGAGTCGCTCGATAACATCGTTTCCGGATGCAGCCATATTCTGACTCCCTTAGTAAATTGATTCTGCTTACTCTGATTTCCGCCCCGCCTGTTTGATTAACTCCCGGAGCTGCTGAATCTCGTCCGGAGTCAGTTCTTCCTCCTCGACAAGGAACTGCAGCATCGGCGTTAAAGCACCGTTAAACGCGCGTCTTAACAGGCGTTTCAGTTCCCCCCGCTTCGCCTTATCCGGGCTGATAGCAGAGCTGAAAAGATTCAGATTGCGGATTGCCTTTCTGGTCAGCAGTCCCTTGGTCACCATCCGGTCCATGGTGGTCTTGACCGTACTGTAAGCCCAGCCGTGGGAATCCGCCAATGCTTCCTGTACGGTTCCCGCTGCACAGGGTTCCTGCTCCCAGACGACGTTCATGATGACCCATTCAACGTCGGTCATCGATGTAGCTGATTGTTCCGATTTTTGTTTTTTACCCATGAAGAGTCTCCCTGTACTACAATCGCCAACATTACACTACATTTGTAGTGACGTCAAGACTCTGTTTTCAGATTCATTAAAATCATGAAGCTTGTCGACGTAACAGCAACGAGCAATTGTTTCGATCACGGCCATGAGCCATGGTTTTTTCTGGTCCCCAGGAACGCTGGTGACTACAGTAGATAAAATCAGGAACTTCAACCTGATAAACTCTTTTCCGTCAACAGCCTACCAGGATTCGATTCAAACCAAAGGATAGAATATGCATCAGAGAAATAAACAATCGAGCTGGTTTGTCTGGTGTCTGCTGGTTGCCACATGCCTGATGCTGAGCCCCGCCGTCGTGGCGGGTCCTCCGAACATTCTGTTGATCGTTTCCGAGGACAATGGCCCTGAGCTGGGCTGCTACGGAGATCCGTATGCGCAGACGCCGCACCTGGATCAGCTGGCAGCGGAGGGGGTGCGATTTGAGCATGCGTTTGTGCCCTACTCCGTCTGTTCGCCTTCGCGGGCCTGTTTTCTGACCGGGCGGTATCCCCATCAGAACGGACAGATTGGCCTGGCGACACACAAATTCGCGATGTACCGCAAAGAGACTCCCAATTTTGTCACGCTGCTGAAACAGAAAGGTTACTACACGGGTCTGATCGGCAAGCTGCACGTCAATCCGGAATCGGCCTTTCCGTTTGACTACCGGGCGATCCCCGGTGCAAATTTTAACCGTCGCCAGCCGGTGACGGCTTACGCCGACAAAGCGAGTGAATTTTTTCAGCAGGCCAAAACGCGTCCCTGGTTTTTATCGGTCAACTTTCCCGATGCCCATCTGCCGTTCCTGAAACAGGTGCATGGCAGACCGGCTCAGCCCCTGTCTGCTGATGATGTGAAGCCGATGCCCTGGGTGGGTGTCGATACGCCCCGGGTGCGGGAACAGGTCGCCAACTATTACAACTGCCTGGCGCGACTGGACACTGGCGTGGGACTGCTGCTGGACGAACTGGAGAAAACGGGAACAGCTGTGAATACGCTGGTCATTTACATCGGCGATCACGGTGCCCAGTTCCCCCGCGGGAAAGGGAGCGTCTATGAAGGGGGCCTGCGTGTCCCGCTGATAGTCCGCTGGCCAGGTGTCGCGCAGCCGGGGCTGGTGCGCACGGAACTGGTTTCCACGGTAGACCTGTTACCTACCGCTCTGGCTGCAGCCGGAATGGAGGTTCCTCAGGATCTACCGGGGCGGGACCTGAAACCGCTGCTGACCGCAGGTTCTGTGAAAGACTGGCGCGAGTATATTTTCGGCTTCACCACCGGTTCCTTTCCGCGGAACTGCTATATTCAACATTCTCTCCGAGACAAGCGTTATAAATTGATCTCGAATCCTCGTCCGGGGACCAAAAATCTGATTGCCGGCAGTTACCTGGATGAATCGCATCCGCACTTTGTGATTTCCGGGGCGACCGCCGCTGACCAGAAAACAATCTCGCCCCAGGTGAAAGCGGCTTTCACCCGCTGGTCGACGCCGCCCCGGTACGAACTGTATGACCTGCAGCAGGATCCGTATGAATGGAACAACCTGGAAGACGATCCCGACTATGCTGAAACGAAGCAACGTCTGATTGACGCCCTGACAGCGCTCCAGCAACAGACGCGGGATCCCTTTCTCGATCAGGGAAACGTCGAGGCGTTCGTCAAAGAACAGTTGGCACATCGCGACATGAAATACAGCCAGCAGAAACAGTTCCGCTGGTCTTATCTCGATGCCTTTGCTGACTGGCGCGCTGCTCAACCGAACTGAAGTTCAATTAGCGCTGTCTATAAAAAAGGAGTCAAAGGAACCCCTGATGTTTAACTTCAACGCCCTGTTCTGTGTCATCGGCGGGCTGGCGGGACTGTTTATTACTCTTAAATTCAGTGATAGTCGAGTCCTGGTGCTGGCAGTGGCAATCGCATCTACCATGCTAATCGATCTCATCATGCGCCTTACGAATCATGAAGTCTCCGCGCCCCTGTTCGATCCCGAAGCAGGTGGTTACATCAAAATCCCAGGATTGGGAGAATTTAAATTCGTCCCCGTCTGGATTATCAGCATCAGTCTGCTGATCCTCGTCGGCCTGATGTACTTTGAAGTTGTTTGAAGAAACAGAGACTGTGTATTTCAGGGATCTGTTGAGCCCTGCTTCCCCACATGCTGCTGCAGAAACGCTTTCACTTTTTTTCTTGCCAGTTTTGATTCCGGAAGTTCGTAGTTGAAGACCTGGAAGATGTGCCACATGCCTTCGTAGAGATCGAGTTTGGCAGGAATGCCTGCCGTATCGATGGCCTGGTACTGGCGGATGGCGTTGCTTAGAAATATCTCTTTGGTCCCTGCCTGAATCAACGTTGGTGGAAAGCCTTTAGAGTAGTCGCCGTAGACAGGTGAGACATAGGGATGCTTCTGATCTTTGGGATCCGCATAGGCGTCTGCACAATGTTTGAGATTGTGCGGATAGTACAACAGCGGATCGGCCTGCTGGAGTGTCGTGTATGTATCGCCGGTTTCCGTGATATCAGCCCAGGGTGACCAGAGCACCACGGCAGCGGGCATGCCCAGCCCCTTGTCTCGCAGCTTGAGTACAGCGCCTGCCGCCAGGCCGCCCCCTGCGGATTCACCATACATTGCGATGTCATTCAGAGAGTGCCCTTCCTTGATCAAGGTCTGGACCACCGTCACGACCTGATCGGTGACTTCCTGCCATTTCCCTACCGGAGCCAGAGTGTAGTTGACCGAGATCACACGAAACCCGGTCTCGCCCGCCATGGGGACGGCACTCATCAGCCGGGAACGGGCGCTGTACATCGTGTAAGCGCCGCCGTGCGTGTAGACGAGCACCTGTTTGCTCTCTTTCCAGCCCTTAGGTTTGATGTCGAGTACAGGAACGCCCCCCAGCTTGCGCGGCGTGATTTCCGGCTGATATTTTTTGACGACTTCTGCATTGGCAGCCGCCCGTTTCTGTTCGATTTTTTCCTGCACTGCTTTCCACCCAGCCAGATCATCGGCAGCCGGGAGTGGTGCCGTGGCAGCAGCACGACTGAAGCCAGCAAGGGCTTTCTGTGCCTCGGGAGAAATCGTCGAGGGAATGGAAAAGTCCTGTGCCGCTACGGGAATCGCATTGATCCCCATTCCTAAGAAGAAACAGAGAACAAAAAGAGAGAAACAGGCACGTTGATAAAACAGGAAGTGCGTCTGCGGCATCGTGATCGCTCCAGGCAGGTATAGAGGGTCAATAAGCAGACCAGAGCTGAGACTCCGGTCTAGAAAGAGCGCACTAAACAACCAATGGTAAGTAGATTCGATTCTAACAGAGCTTGAGTCCGTTGCAACGATGCTCACCGGATTGCTGCACTGTACTTGCCATTGAGGGAATTGCAGCCCCAGCACCTCAATGGACTGGCCCAGAGTCATCGCCCATTCGGTCAAATCCGTTCATGCTGATGGTCCTGCAATGAGTTTCAGAAAAACCCTCATTTACACGACTCTTGTGAAAAATTTCTGGACACTTCGCCTCAAAACCGCTTCAATGTACACACGTGGACAAATTACGTAAAGCCGTTTCACTTCAGTCTCACTCACAAAGCCAGCAACCCATTTCAGATAACTGTCTATATATCTACTCCCGTTTCCCTGAAGGAGAACAGCTTGATGAACCGTCTGATTCGCTATTTTGATCTGTTATCAGAAGTCCGCCCCAAACAGGCAAAAGCCATGGCACAGGGCCCTCAACCAAAACGGCACTCGTTTCCTCAATGGCTGGCGCTGTTTGCAGGAATTCTACTCCAACCCGGCTTCGATCATTATCGCCAGCATCATACATGGGTCTTTCCCGAGTTCTCAGGCTGGATGTTGTTCTCACTGATTGTCTCTTTCATGATTTTCCCCAGTGTCTACAAGAACTCATTTGACCCCGAGAAACCACTTTTTATTCAACTCTGTCCCATCTTTGTCGGGGGGATGGGTTGGGAAGCACTTCTCAAAACCGCTGCCAAAGCAGTGGGAGGTGACTGATGCATTACAGCTTACGTGAGATCGCTTTTTCGATTGAAAAAGAATTACGAGACTTTCTGGCTCGAGTCAGTGAGCATATTCGTGGCGTCCAGCTCTACTTCGATGAATACTGGCTGGAAGCGTATATCCTGGAGATAGCACGACATTCTCCCTGGAAGTATATGCAGCCGCCCGGATTCGGTGTGGGTATGTTGTCCTATGCTGCCAAGTATCTGGGTTGGAAACCGGATCTGGATTATCTCCCTCCTCGATGGAATGACCATTGTCGGGCCCGCGGTTTCAGCGAAAACAGTCATCCGGTCATCATCCGGTTGATCCTGCGGGACCCGAATATGAATTTCAAACAACTGGATCTGGGTAATCAGTTTCAAAATTTCCCTCTAGTATATCAGTACCGTCCCCGTTGCGATGCGTATGCGAGTCAGCTGCTGCGCAGTGGAGAATGTATTGGTCAGGAAAATCCGGATACTGCAGGCACGCTGGGTGGATTTCTGGAAGATTCCAGCGGAAAACAGTTTCTGATTTCCTGTGCCCATGTTGTGCAGGGAGATGAAACCCGGGTCTATCGTCCTGGCCCGGCAGACAGCTCTCTGGGAGAACAGGTGGCAATTGTCCGATATTCCCGGCATCCGGAACCGACGCCTCAAGATAAAAACTGCAACAGTCGTTCCATGAGCAGTGGCAGCAATGTTGATCTTGCTTGTGCCGAGATTGATGATGGATATGTTTCCGCCGTCCATCCAAGAACAGGACCGATTACGGATATCAACGACATTGCAGACATTATTCAGGGAATGCCTGTTTCATTTATTGGTAAAACAACGGGATACCAGGATGCACAAGTCGGAGCAGTCTGTATCTGGTATGAAATTGAATTCAACAATGTCCCCCACTGCTTCAGTGATATCTTTGAAATCACTCACCCCAAACCCTACTACTTGAATACGAATCTGGCTCGCCCCGGCGATTCCGGTGCCTGGGTCGTATCGAACGAAAATCTCTGCACCAGTTGGAATGGTGTCTTAATCGGCGGCGACGGCGCCCAGGCATATGCCTGTTATGCTGAAAATGTAATGCATGAATTGAAAGAGTATTCCTCTGACCTGAGTCTGGGAAGCCGCCAGGGCGTGACCAGTAGTACTTGAGAAACAAATCCGTTTTAAGTTCCTGTTTTGGCAGGGGCTTTCCAAATGGAATACTTCCCATGCGCCCCAACCTGCAACCACTGGAAGATCCCGATCAGCTGAACCAGCTGGCGCTGGAAGCCCGCAGCCTGGGCCAACACATGGTCGAGCGGCTGCAGCAGGAGTGGTGGAACGGGAGCAACCGTTTTGATCAGGACGGTGAATTCGTTCTGATAGCGGTGCAGAATGAATGCATCGTTGGTGTCTGCGGTCTGAATCGGGATCCGTACTGCTCAGGCAATGATACCGGCCGTGTGCGACGGCTGTATGTGTCTGCTGCTGTTCGTCGCCAGGGTATCGGCCGCCTGCTGGTAAAAGCGATTCAACAACGTTGTCCGGGTGTATTCACCCAACTTCAGCTGCGAACGCATTCCCCGGAAGCGGATGCTTTTTACCGGGCACTGGGATTCAGGCCTGTGGACGGTGATCCAACTTGTACTCATGCGTGGCGGGTGCTGTCGTAGAGATTGAAAACGACTCTATTCTTAGACCTTTAAACGCCGGTTGCGAGACGGGCAGTTTGGTGCGGTTGAATTCTTCCGCCGAGGCTGGAAGGTTCAGGAACGTGATGCTGAGCAGACAGAAACAGAAGCGAAACCAGCTCATGGGATTAACTCCTCGGGCTCTTGCAGAAAGGGGATCATTGGCGGATGAATCAGTGAAGTCGTCATATCGAAGTAAAGACATACGTCAGTTGTTGAGACTTCACACTGAAACAAATCCCTGAGACAACATTTAAGAGAAGTGAGTCGTTGCCTCTGAATTCCATGTTAACCAGTGCGTGTTCAGCAGTGCAAATGAAATTTCTGTGTATAGCTTTCATTCAACGAGTTCTTCAACAGAAATCTTAAACGGGCCACATTCGGTCTATTTAAAGAGATTATTGTGTCAAAATGTCTTTTAACCGAGATTTCCCATATGGATCAGCCTGAAACCACTCCAGGCATGGACTTTCTTTGATTGTAACCACTGCGGTCCCCCGTGTCTAAAACAAAGTGATTTTTCGCCACTTTTGTTGTGCCTCTGTTGTTGAGATCCGGAAATTGCTGCCCGAGCGAATCATTTTTCAGTAGTCAACACGGTTTCTGCGCAGACTTTCTCTGTGAGGAACCCCGTTTTTCGCTATTTGATATACTTCCGCTTCACGTCATGCGTGACCGGCGGCGGAATTGCCAGTCGTGCAATCCGATCAAGAATTGCGGCGAACAATCTCCGTGGCACAGCCACTTCGGCCAGTTGAAAGAATACGTACTTGGCATGCCGGGTTACCTTGGCCCCAACCTTGACCAGCTTCTCCCGCAGCGTCGTCAGCGACCAGTTCTGTATAGGCTTGGGCAAGGCCAGCCGCCGCAGGAAATTGCCGAGGTTATAAGCTAAGGCGAACAGTTGCAACCGAGCTTGGTTGTCTTTGAACGTCCGGCAGGAGAGCTTCGTCCATCTGACGGCGTTCTTGCCTTCCTTGATCCACTGCTCGGCGGTGCCCCGACCGTTGTAGAACTTCACGACGTTCTTCGAGTGCTGGTTCAAGTTGGTCACGATGAATCCAACACGCGGGAACAGTTCGCCTGCGTGCCACTCAACTTTGGCCACCACGCGACGCGATCGCTGCCATGATTTTGCTTGATATTGGAAGCTGTGATAACAGACCTTGGGCTTGTGGGAAGGCCGTCCGACCGGACGGGTGAGCAAATGCGAGATTTCCCGCTCCAATACGGCGTTGGCTTTGAGGCGAATGGCGTAACGATAGTCTGCTTTCTCCAGCACACGATACAGCGCTGGAATGGCGAACGCCGCATCGCCGCGGAAGAACTTCGGAATGTCCAAATGCCGATACCGTTCGATCACCGGCAGTAGCACCTTCCGCCAGTATTTCGCGCTGGCCTTGTTGCCACGCCGCAGCATCGCGTACTCCAGATCACCATGCTGGTTGAACAGAAACAGCGGATGGTAACAGAGGCATGCAAAGTGGCCGTTGTAGGCCGCGCCCTGTTGCCGGCCGTAGGTCTCACTGACCGAGCTGTCCAGATCCAGGATGAGTTCTTTGAGCGGTCGCCGCCGGTGGAGGTTGTTGATCCAGCGTCCGGAGAGCTTCATCAGTGCCGTGAGATTGCGCTGCGTGCTGAGTATCTGCGTCTCGAAACGGCCCACCTCGCTGCTTGACGCCGCTTGTTTATCCGGCTGACTCGCCCTTCCGCCAACCACGTGGCGTAGCACCGGGTCCACACACAAGCGCTCAGCGTCATTGACATCTTCGTAGCCTGCCAGTCGGCTGTAGATCGACTGACGCAACAGCGGCACGAGTTGGTGCTGCTTGTTGCGGCCCGGGCGTGAATCGCTCAGCACATCTCCGCCCATTTCCGTCAGACCGAGCGCTGCATCCAGTTCCCGATAGGCCAGTAGTCCCGCATCGGTGGTGACCTGACTGCCGCAGAACTTCAGCTTCAATCGGCTGTCAAAACTGACCCGTAAATCCTGGTTTTGGCTGTCACCCATCAAGTTCCCCTGTCAGCATGGCATGAATTGGCAGAATAACCTTGTTTTGTAGGGGTGTGGCGCAAATTACGTGCCAAAGTGTAGGAAGTCATCTGGGAAATGCGGGTTAGATAAGTCTCACCAGGAGAATATCAGGAATCTGATCTTTCTCTGTAAGACTGCCTGGCACGGAAACCATGAATTCGCAAACAATTCTCTCCGCCGTCAATTCCTACTGGATTTCTGATCACACCTAATCTAGGATAGACCGAAGTCGGTCGACTTAAAGCCGGTGCCAAATTCTCCAGTACTGGCAGGCAATCATTTTTGACCTCTCTTCTCTGCGACTCGAAGAATCAGGAGGTGTTTCAGATGACGTTCCCCTCAGACAGTCATTTTTGCAATAGCGTTCTACAGAGATCAATCAGACTTTTCCTGACGCTGCTGCTGATCTGCAGCAGTTTTGCCTGCTCCGATCCCGGGAATGCGAATCCCCAGACCGCTGA contains:
- a CDS encoding carboxypeptidase regulatory-like domain-containing protein, translating into MAASGNDVIERLNHFGDMFWNFNSLMTLQVSVLVLVLLLLDLLLRHRVRAVTRYWLWSLVLLKLMLPVSLYSPLSAASWLSDWLPATSSVETASTGSTAETVTVSSPGALPTDSVSAGRHFISETMPEPRPLPVSIPASSPVDGPVPALPNLEVQQSATVPPLQLQPPAILLLSWLVVVTILSAFVVRRTLRVRRLTQQAELAPAELTTQMNDCARLLGLKQGAVQLKISMEAGSPAICGLWKPTIILPEHLLDKLNPVQFRQVFIHELSHWKRFDLQLNCLQTLLLILYFYNPLVWLAHVMLRRLREQAVDETVLVTLNGQSAQYSATLLDIASLTPIPDRASLQLLGILEPRKPLAQRIRRIISRPIPRSARLGLASFSLILLTGALLLPMSRLDRRLAAADEGAKPETSAVSENAKAEPETVTPGKKTPSKPAPPDKQKSPEKTSSASKYILSGRLTDPTGAPVTDAQITLLHKNGGRLRQTRTDQDGNYHFSEIYKPGEHRMMIKSERWVGIERSSECPRVDLSVNAHQVKNITLERACQLRIETVDEQGKPVSGVRVYSKSLSDTSGFSSDTVTTDRSGQVILGLKPSRDKYLIGTSSSDYAFGKLVIQLDDPGKIVTHQIVQRAGEGVIGNVLCSDGKPPVGWKINALPDWWNFGRSPSGYPITDKGDFILPHIAEGVYNVTVGVPAGGTTFRNETVLGKANLINQEQPLSLKLDYPSPASLVSLSGKLNFHGAGQPERGFWIYANSGDLTRDGSVYIRPGQTEFRIDPIQKGKYTLRIQSPGMEFKEDYKVVAPSKDLNLDVVVKGKPKLRGEVVQGDSSLTVEKFRVRAIKLRTLRGPNFVQSSRWQEVSNQGGDFTIEVNSPGVYRVEVAANGFAKMLSQEINTEENQGKPIQVKLTKGVTLTGTVKNEQGQPINGATVIPLSLSRGVMPGTLHKFVTENGAVKTVDGKFTIPHLAPGEEWLKVTHPDYDFAIVKDIDLAASPIPKVKVTLTQGGTVQGLVTDENGKPQPNVPLFFQDQSGYNGTAAREAGLLATVITDEEGRYSVSHLPNQICYVNRKEEWSSLGVVRQAVLPQNGKTSILNLGGPPKLTGRLKVNGNPLANTRILLAGENPNFGVFRAYTNTDSDGDFQFFGAGPGQRTLYYEVPHVRHRWVPVKSFELSSHDQKLGILDAQVGQLTVNCQPEAPDDMRLSLNEYDPVWTSGMQAGNLAPRTSNSAPLVFTQVTPGEYELIASRSGYPTVYQKVNVTSDNLNGKLTLSIPQGTATVQFKLDQELMKPENMMWLKLWSEDKRLLTRISPDKQGGFVAGHLPAGDYFLTQQDLRDSKKLLQFTLKQDEQKTLNLTFAQLNKPAPKPGFRVINVFTQEGVPLPGCHLQLQSSTGTISRHSQQNERQHFVGDPGTYDLTASYPGFQTLHRKVKLITSDDSGDYPDDLTLNLLLKPTEQ
- a CDS encoding BlaI/MecI/CopY family transcriptional regulator; its protein translation is MGKKQKSEQSATSMTDVEWVIMNVVWEQEPCAAGTVQEALADSHGWAYSTVKTTMDRMVTKGLLTRKAIRNLNLFSSAISPDKAKRGELKRLLRRAFNGALTPMLQFLVEEEELTPDEIQQLRELIKQAGRKSE
- a CDS encoding sulfatase family protein, with amino-acid sequence MHQRNKQSSWFVWCLLVATCLMLSPAVVAGPPNILLIVSEDNGPELGCYGDPYAQTPHLDQLAAEGVRFEHAFVPYSVCSPSRACFLTGRYPHQNGQIGLATHKFAMYRKETPNFVTLLKQKGYYTGLIGKLHVNPESAFPFDYRAIPGANFNRRQPVTAYADKASEFFQQAKTRPWFLSVNFPDAHLPFLKQVHGRPAQPLSADDVKPMPWVGVDTPRVREQVANYYNCLARLDTGVGLLLDELEKTGTAVNTLVIYIGDHGAQFPRGKGSVYEGGLRVPLIVRWPGVAQPGLVRTELVSTVDLLPTALAAAGMEVPQDLPGRDLKPLLTAGSVKDWREYIFGFTTGSFPRNCYIQHSLRDKRYKLISNPRPGTKNLIAGSYLDESHPHFVISGATAADQKTISPQVKAAFTRWSTPPRYELYDLQQDPYEWNNLEDDPDYAETKQRLIDALTALQQQTRDPFLDQGNVEAFVKEQLAHRDMKYSQQKQFRWSYLDAFADWRAAQPN